In Synechococcus sp. KORDI-100, a single window of DNA contains:
- a CDS encoding MFS transporter, which yields MLGDLWSFQGRYRTLHLTWFAFFLTFVVWFNLAPLATTVRADLNLEIGQIRTVAICNVALTIPARVLIGMLLDKFGPRITYSTLLVFSVIPCLLFASAQDFNQLVVARLLLSIVGAGFVIGIRMVAEWFPPKEIGLAEGIYGGWGNFGSAFSALTMVAIAGFLSFSGGFTLPSGEILNWRGAIALTGIISAAYGVFYFFSVTDTPPGKSYQRPQRTAGLEVTSIRDFWGLIGMNVPFAAILCVLCWRLKKVGFLTESTYPLALAAVGVWFAFQTWGIIRTNRELLSGSKVYPKEDRYEFRQVAILELTYIVNFGSELAVVSMLPTFFETTFDLPKATAGILASCFAFVNLVARPAGGLISDQLGSRKNTMGFLTAGLGVGYLVMSMIKPGTFSGTSGIVVAVLITMLASFFVQSGEGATFALVPLVKRRVTGQVAGLVGAYGNVGAVTYLTIFSLLPMWMGGGKDPSPEVIASSNSAFFQVLGIAGLIVAFFCFFFLKEPKGSFDELHEGEVATPAIATN from the coding sequence ATGCTTGGCGACCTCTGGTCATTCCAGGGGAGATATAGAACTCTTCATCTCACCTGGTTCGCCTTTTTTCTGACGTTCGTCGTCTGGTTCAATCTCGCCCCACTGGCAACGACTGTTCGAGCAGATCTCAACCTGGAAATTGGTCAGATCCGCACTGTGGCCATCTGCAATGTGGCCCTGACCATCCCAGCTCGCGTGTTGATCGGCATGCTGCTGGACAAATTCGGTCCGCGAATCACATACTCCACCTTGTTGGTGTTCTCAGTGATTCCATGCCTGCTGTTTGCATCAGCCCAGGATTTCAACCAGCTCGTCGTCGCACGATTGCTGTTGTCCATCGTTGGCGCAGGCTTTGTGATCGGCATCCGCATGGTGGCTGAGTGGTTCCCTCCAAAGGAAATTGGATTGGCCGAAGGGATCTACGGAGGCTGGGGAAACTTCGGATCTGCCTTTTCAGCCTTGACCATGGTGGCTATAGCGGGCTTCCTGTCGTTTTCCGGAGGGTTCACGCTGCCATCGGGCGAAATTCTGAACTGGCGTGGTGCCATCGCACTCACCGGAATTATTTCGGCCGCCTATGGAGTCTTCTACTTCTTCAGTGTCACGGACACACCCCCTGGCAAGAGTTATCAGCGTCCACAACGAACGGCCGGCTTGGAAGTCACCTCAATTCGTGATTTCTGGGGCCTGATTGGAATGAATGTGCCTTTCGCGGCCATTCTCTGTGTGCTGTGCTGGCGTTTGAAAAAGGTCGGTTTTCTGACCGAATCCACGTATCCCCTGGCACTTGCAGCCGTGGGTGTGTGGTTCGCTTTTCAAACCTGGGGGATCATCCGCACCAACCGCGAATTGCTCAGCGGATCCAAGGTTTACCCAAAGGAAGACCGCTACGAATTTCGACAGGTAGCCATTCTTGAGCTCACCTACATCGTGAACTTCGGTTCAGAACTCGCAGTGGTCTCGATGTTGCCGACCTTCTTCGAAACCACCTTCGATCTCCCCAAGGCGACGGCGGGAATTCTCGCGTCGTGCTTCGCATTCGTGAATCTGGTGGCACGCCCTGCAGGCGGTCTGATCTCAGACCAACTCGGAAGCCGTAAAAACACCATGGGCTTTCTCACCGCCGGCCTGGGCGTCGGCTACCTGGTGATGAGCATGATCAAACCGGGGACCTTCTCAGGGACGAGCGGCATCGTTGTTGCCGTGCTGATCACCATGCTGGCATCCTTCTTCGTGCAGTCCGGTGAAGGTGCCACCTTCGCTCTGGTCCCGCTCGTGAAGCGCAGGGTCACCGGTCAGGTTGCCGGTCTAGTCGGTGCCTATGGCAACGTCGGTGCCGTGACCTACCTGACCATTTTCAGCCTGTTGCCGATGTGGATGGGCGGTGGCAAAGATCCCTCACCAGAGGTCATAGCCAGTTCCAACAGTGCCTTCTTCCAGGTGCTCGGAATCGCTGGGTTGATCGTTGCCTTCTTCTGCTTCTTCTTCCTCAAGGAGCCGAAGGGCTCATTTGATGAACTGCATGAAGGCGAAGTTGCGACTCCAGCCATCGCGACCAACTGA
- a CDS encoding molybdopterin oxidoreductase family protein, protein MTNERRSVRSQCPYCGVGCGLEMLSPAQAGQAVRRDAEGNPMWTARGDRQHPSSLGQVCIKGATVGETLALGRLRSPLYREDRTQNFAPISWDAAIQLITQRIQTSLRTKGPNSIAMYGSGQFHTEDYYVAQKLLKGAIGTNNFDANSRLCMSSAVAGYSRSLGSDGPPCSYDDLDHCSVAFLIGTNTAECHPVLFQRLLKRRKRNAGSVKIVVVDPRCTDTAKAADIHLAIAPGSDLALLHGLAHLVLLNGGQDQAFIWDHTDNFDDFSNVVSRWTPSLTAQFCGIPERDLREVADLFHRQESVLSLWSMGVNQRREGTAVVGGLINLHLLTGQIGRQGSGPFSLTGQPNAMGGREAGGLSHLLPGYRVVNDDDHRADVEKAWGFQTGSIAPAPGMAVWDQVEAMERGELDLWWVVATNPLVSLPDLDRVKAAIQRCPMVVVSEAYQASETAYYAHLLLPAAQWSEKSGAMTNSERRVTYCPAFRRRYGESRPDWDVFAEVGRRLGFEHQFSYDSSAEVYEEFTQLTKGRLCDVSGLSHQLLAEDGPQQWPYPAGSTSTTAAKRLYEDHHFATPNGRARFRADRPLGLAEPPCETYPLVLTVGRYLGQWHTMTRTAKVERLNAMHPEPRLEIHPDDAAALSIEDGCLAVISSRRGHLTARAKVTESIRRGSVFLPMHWGFNQIQACEANTLMHEQACPISKQPELKACAVIVAPAVSVVKPIEQNDGMVKALKRLFK, encoded by the coding sequence ATGACGAACGAACGCCGCAGTGTTCGCAGTCAATGCCCTTACTGCGGCGTGGGCTGCGGACTTGAAATGTTGTCACCTGCCCAGGCAGGTCAAGCTGTTCGGCGGGATGCAGAAGGCAACCCCATGTGGACGGCTCGAGGTGACCGGCAGCATCCATCCAGCCTCGGGCAGGTGTGCATCAAGGGAGCCACCGTGGGGGAAACCCTGGCCCTCGGTCGCCTGAGGAGCCCTCTTTATCGAGAGGATCGAACACAGAACTTTGCACCGATCAGTTGGGACGCCGCGATCCAACTGATCACGCAACGCATTCAGACCTCTCTGCGTACAAAGGGACCGAATTCAATTGCGATGTATGGATCAGGACAATTCCATACGGAGGATTACTACGTCGCCCAGAAACTGCTGAAAGGGGCGATCGGTACAAACAATTTCGACGCGAATTCACGCCTTTGCATGAGTTCTGCTGTTGCGGGGTACAGCCGCAGCCTCGGCTCGGACGGTCCCCCATGCAGTTACGACGACCTCGACCACTGCTCGGTGGCGTTCTTGATCGGCACGAACACAGCCGAATGCCACCCCGTGCTGTTCCAGAGACTGCTGAAACGCCGCAAACGCAACGCGGGCAGCGTCAAGATTGTGGTGGTGGATCCTCGCTGCACCGATACGGCCAAAGCGGCAGACATCCACTTAGCCATTGCTCCTGGAAGCGACCTGGCCCTGCTCCATGGTCTTGCCCACCTGGTGCTGCTGAACGGCGGGCAAGATCAGGCCTTCATCTGGGATCACACCGACAACTTTGACGACTTCTCCAATGTCGTTTCCCGCTGGACACCCTCTCTGACTGCACAGTTCTGCGGCATTCCGGAACGCGATCTGCGTGAGGTGGCTGATCTCTTCCACCGACAGGAGAGCGTGTTGAGTCTCTGGTCCATGGGTGTCAACCAGCGTCGTGAAGGGACAGCCGTCGTCGGAGGCCTGATCAATCTTCATCTGCTCACCGGTCAGATCGGCCGCCAAGGGAGCGGGCCCTTCTCACTGACCGGCCAACCCAATGCCATGGGTGGGCGAGAGGCCGGTGGTCTCTCGCACCTGTTGCCTGGATATCGAGTGGTCAACGATGACGACCACCGTGCCGATGTTGAGAAGGCCTGGGGGTTCCAAACGGGGAGCATCGCTCCAGCCCCGGGGATGGCGGTTTGGGACCAGGTGGAGGCGATGGAACGTGGAGAGCTCGATCTCTGGTGGGTCGTGGCCACCAACCCGCTGGTGAGCCTGCCGGATCTCGACCGGGTCAAGGCAGCGATTCAGCGCTGCCCCATGGTTGTGGTCAGCGAGGCTTATCAGGCATCGGAAACAGCTTATTACGCCCATCTGCTGCTGCCGGCAGCGCAATGGAGCGAAAAATCAGGCGCCATGACCAATTCAGAGCGACGTGTGACGTACTGCCCGGCCTTTCGTCGTCGCTATGGGGAAAGCCGTCCGGACTGGGATGTGTTCGCCGAAGTCGGGCGACGTCTCGGATTTGAACACCAATTCAGCTACGACTCATCTGCCGAGGTGTATGAGGAATTCACCCAACTCACCAAAGGAAGGTTGTGTGATGTCTCCGGCCTCAGCCATCAACTCCTGGCCGAAGACGGTCCCCAGCAATGGCCCTATCCGGCGGGAAGCACATCAACAACCGCTGCCAAACGGCTGTACGAAGATCACCACTTCGCCACCCCGAACGGCCGCGCCCGATTCAGGGCCGATCGACCGCTGGGGCTGGCAGAGCCACCCTGCGAGACCTACCCGTTGGTTCTGACAGTGGGGCGCTACCTGGGGCAGTGGCACACGATGACCCGCACGGCGAAAGTTGAGCGGCTCAATGCCATGCACCCCGAGCCTCGCCTGGAAATCCACCCCGACGATGCGGCCGCACTGAGCATTGAAGATGGCTGTCTTGCAGTGATCAGCTCACGGCGGGGTCACCTCACCGCCCGCGCCAAGGTCACGGAGTCCATTCGCAGGGGGTCGGTGTTCCTGCCGATGCACTGGGGGTTCAACCAGATTCAGGCTTGTGAGGCCAACACCTTGATGCACGAACAAGCCTGTCCGATCTCGAAACAACCCGAACTGAAAGCCTGTGCCGTGATCGTGGCTCCGGCCGTGTCGGTCGTGAAACCGATCGAACAGAACGACGGCATGGTGAAGGCGCTGAAACGCCTGTTCAAGTAA
- a CDS encoding nitrate reductase associated protein: MAISKQASHCFEFEKDFIGNWRCIPLCVRRKLDLIGLKLKLSHWLECSSHERQEIVDWADDPSSLERLRSHLKDRTCEMADGMAQDLPPAQEEPWQQTLSVPDRLVQASEARGVELSLHGWCALQELERFALCKLARPGHDHHNLDAAFSEVLT; this comes from the coding sequence ATGGCCATTTCGAAGCAGGCCAGTCATTGCTTTGAATTTGAAAAGGATTTCATCGGCAACTGGCGCTGTATTCCGCTCTGCGTTCGCCGGAAATTGGATCTGATCGGTCTCAAGTTGAAACTCAGTCATTGGCTGGAATGTTCCTCCCACGAACGTCAGGAGATTGTCGACTGGGCGGACGATCCGAGCTCTCTTGAGCGTTTGCGATCTCACCTGAAAGATCGCACCTGTGAGATGGCCGATGGCATGGCTCAGGATCTCCCTCCTGCGCAGGAAGAGCCCTGGCAGCAAACACTGTCTGTTCCGGATCGCTTGGTCCAGGCCTCGGAAGCCCGAGGGGTGGAGCTCAGCCTGCATGGCTGGTGCGCCCTTCAGGAATTGGAGCGTTTCGCCCTGTGCAAGCTGGCCCGGCCTGGTCACGACCACCACAACCTTGATGCGGCCTTCAGCGAGGTTCTTACTTGA
- the moaC gene encoding cyclic pyranopterin monophosphate synthase MoaC, giving the protein MGDDISHLNPSGEVHMVDVGDRPVTHREAVAEGAIRMAASTLDLIRRAETPKGDVLAVARVAAIQGAKRTSDLIPLCHPLPLDGMEVTITPSDSLPGLVISCRCRTSGKTGVEMEAMTSVSIGLLTLYDMLKSVDPAMTLGEIRLLRKEGGRHGTWIR; this is encoded by the coding sequence ATGGGCGACGACATTAGTCATCTCAATCCAAGCGGTGAGGTCCACATGGTGGATGTGGGTGACCGACCGGTCACCCATCGAGAAGCTGTTGCAGAAGGTGCCATCCGCATGGCTGCCTCCACACTGGACTTGATCCGCAGAGCGGAAACGCCCAAAGGCGATGTGCTGGCTGTGGCGCGAGTCGCTGCAATCCAGGGCGCAAAACGAACGTCAGATCTGATCCCTCTCTGTCACCCACTGCCACTGGATGGCATGGAGGTGACGATTACTCCCAGCGACTCCCTGCCGGGACTTGTCATCAGCTGCCGCTGCCGCACCAGCGGCAAAACGGGTGTCGAGATGGAAGCAATGACCTCGGTTTCGATCGGACTGCTGACGCTCTACGACATGCTCAAGTCGGTCGATCCCGCCATGACCCTTGGCGAGATTCGCTTGTTGCGCAAGGAGGGCGGACGCCATGGCACCTGGATCCGCTGA
- the glp gene encoding gephyrin-like molybdotransferase Glp: MAPGSAEPYGREGLPLETACRKVLLSLDGMTAPATEPCRLDQALGRVCGKDVHATEAVPGFRASIMDGYALGQNSQPHVEDQWTLKGRSAPGAPFEGTLQHGEAVRILTGAPLPEGAGWVLPQEMVQTVDHTQTLRLIKPASDQAWIRAEDEECRPGDQLIAAGTRLSSAALGRLSGCGVAHLAVYRSPRIGLLITGDELVPSHAQRPPGAIWESNGTLLEAVLSKLDQTIHDRRVIADEPSRLKDALQDMADRCDVVVSTGGVSAGDSDWIRTVVDDIGDISFWKLFLKPGRPFAFGQLKGNVPFFGLPGNPVAAAVTALQLLWPALQRLEGQAEPERFPRVKVRLAHPLQRRAGRPELARGRLLCNADGDLLAEIKGSQASSRIGSLDNADLLLELPAEASSLEAGHELWAQLIRRAVF, translated from the coding sequence ATGGCACCTGGATCCGCTGAACCCTACGGACGAGAGGGTCTGCCGCTGGAGACGGCATGCCGGAAGGTGCTTCTCAGTCTTGATGGGATGACAGCGCCGGCAACGGAACCATGTCGACTCGACCAGGCGCTGGGTCGAGTCTGTGGAAAGGATGTCCACGCCACGGAGGCGGTCCCGGGGTTTCGGGCTTCGATCATGGATGGCTACGCCCTCGGTCAAAACTCGCAGCCTCACGTCGAGGATCAATGGACACTCAAGGGGCGCTCAGCACCTGGCGCACCCTTTGAGGGCACTCTCCAGCACGGTGAAGCCGTCCGCATCCTCACGGGAGCGCCGTTACCGGAAGGCGCCGGCTGGGTCCTGCCCCAGGAGATGGTGCAAACAGTCGATCACACTCAAACGCTTCGCTTGATCAAGCCGGCCTCTGATCAGGCATGGATCCGTGCCGAGGATGAGGAATGTCGACCTGGAGACCAACTGATTGCAGCCGGCACGCGCCTCTCCTCCGCAGCTCTTGGTCGCTTGTCGGGATGCGGCGTCGCCCATCTTGCTGTCTATCGATCGCCTCGGATCGGACTCCTGATCACAGGTGATGAACTGGTGCCGAGCCATGCGCAACGACCACCGGGAGCCATCTGGGAAAGCAACGGGACCCTGTTGGAAGCCGTGCTCAGCAAACTTGACCAGACCATTCACGACCGTCGGGTGATCGCCGATGAGCCATCTCGGCTCAAGGACGCCTTGCAAGACATGGCGGATCGCTGCGACGTGGTGGTGAGCACAGGGGGCGTCTCCGCGGGAGACAGCGACTGGATCCGAACGGTGGTCGATGACATCGGCGACATCAGCTTCTGGAAGCTGTTTCTGAAGCCAGGCCGGCCCTTTGCCTTCGGACAACTGAAGGGGAATGTGCCCTTCTTCGGGCTCCCCGGGAATCCGGTTGCCGCTGCCGTCACGGCACTGCAGCTTCTCTGGCCCGCACTGCAACGACTCGAAGGGCAGGCGGAACCGGAGCGATTCCCAAGAGTCAAAGTGCGTCTGGCACATCCTTTGCAGCGCCGAGCGGGTCGGCCTGAACTGGCGCGAGGGAGGCTGCTCTGCAATGCCGATGGAGATCTGCTGGCTGAGATCAAGGGCTCCCAGGCATCCTCACGAATCGGGTCGCTGGACAACGCCGATCTGCTGCTGGAACTCCCTGCAGAGGCGTCATCACTCGAAGCAGGCCATGAGCTTTGGGCTCAACTCATCCGCAGAGCTGTTTTCTGA
- a CDS encoding DUF3598 family protein — translation MTDQWILNRRNFEGCWQGVGRWFERLGEQPIDWTVPTRVIDPTRYLISFSDPDTGLWDGSGLFFAPRGTAQYPISRSTYNGGGSCWQFEGAGGQSSRLLDPDQPRFGHEINLFHGRSRSMLVLIWTRSADQWVLQVAGAVGFRCQTAAVQEPERPTGGTAEAMLEPLRGWHGRVQRLMPAVGVELQPTTQQELRFDPKQLLIHPCSVAMPDGLVFSVPEQLPETAFRLEVGGLLGPQLFQQVSILFDASGELSAWERRMFHPDPT, via the coding sequence ATGACTGATCAGTGGATTCTCAATCGTCGCAATTTCGAGGGGTGCTGGCAGGGCGTTGGACGATGGTTTGAACGACTGGGCGAGCAGCCGATTGATTGGACCGTTCCCACTCGCGTGATTGATCCAACCCGCTATCTGATCAGTTTCAGTGATCCGGACACAGGCTTATGGGATGGATCCGGACTGTTTTTTGCTCCCAGAGGAACAGCCCAGTATCCGATCAGTAGGTCGACCTACAACGGCGGTGGGAGTTGCTGGCAATTCGAGGGCGCCGGCGGACAGTCCAGTCGCCTTCTGGATCCGGATCAACCGCGTTTCGGCCACGAGATCAATCTTTTTCACGGGCGATCCCGCAGCATGCTGGTGCTGATCTGGACGCGGTCGGCCGATCAGTGGGTGTTGCAGGTGGCAGGGGCCGTGGGTTTCCGTTGTCAGACTGCAGCGGTCCAGGAGCCTGAGCGTCCCACAGGCGGGACAGCTGAGGCGATGTTGGAACCTTTGCGGGGTTGGCATGGCAGGGTTCAACGGCTGATGCCAGCGGTTGGTGTTGAGCTGCAACCCACCACACAGCAGGAGCTGAGGTTTGATCCGAAGCAACTCCTGATTCACCCTTGTTCAGTGGCCATGCCTGATGGCTTGGTGTTTTCAGTGCCAGAGCAGCTGCCAGAGACTGCGTTCCGTTTGGAGGTGGGCGGCTTGCTTGGTCCTCAGCTGTTCCAGCAGGTGAGCATCCTGTTTGATGCATCCGGTGAACTCTCCGCATGGGAGCGCCGAATGTTTCATCCGGATCCGACTTGA
- a CDS encoding NAD-dependent epimerase/dehydratase family protein: MRLTIVGCGYVGMALARELRRHHSQAQLTLTTTSEERRGELEPLAERVLICNASKTDELYKALIDADVAVVCLGPKGDRQVDAEGYRQTFLDSLNCLQQLLPKLPKLKQISYTSSCSVYGNADGGWVDETTPAQPRDEHSAVLLDAEQLLQDAAAIPKKRVCILRLAALHGPGRDLDQRFQGLAGQTRAGDGQGFTNWIHVADAAGALLRSIEEGWSGVVNVVNDEPIRLADLVDGVLRRQGLAAIQWSGATKQGGCNRRISNHRLKALGYELRQPTILGQRGVLEVSQVP; this comes from the coding sequence ATGCGGCTGACCATCGTGGGTTGCGGTTACGTCGGCATGGCCCTGGCTCGCGAACTGCGGCGTCATCACAGCCAGGCTCAGCTCACCCTCACGACCACCAGTGAAGAACGGCGGGGGGAGCTGGAGCCACTGGCGGAGCGGGTTCTGATCTGCAATGCGAGCAAGACCGATGAGCTTTACAAGGCGCTGATCGACGCCGACGTGGCAGTGGTCTGCCTCGGACCGAAAGGGGATCGCCAGGTGGATGCGGAGGGATACCGACAGACCTTCCTCGACAGCCTGAACTGCCTGCAGCAGCTTCTTCCAAAGCTGCCGAAGCTGAAACAGATCTCGTACACCAGCAGTTGCTCGGTCTATGGGAACGCTGATGGCGGCTGGGTCGATGAAACGACCCCGGCACAGCCTCGCGATGAGCACAGCGCCGTGCTGCTCGACGCCGAACAGTTGCTTCAGGACGCGGCAGCAATCCCAAAGAAGCGCGTCTGCATCCTGCGGCTCGCGGCACTTCACGGTCCAGGTCGCGACCTGGACCAGCGCTTCCAGGGGCTTGCCGGTCAGACGCGTGCCGGTGATGGTCAAGGCTTCACGAACTGGATCCACGTTGCGGACGCAGCAGGCGCGCTCCTCAGATCCATCGAAGAAGGCTGGTCCGGGGTTGTGAATGTCGTGAACGACGAACCGATCCGACTGGCGGATCTCGTCGATGGCGTCCTACGCAGACAGGGACTGGCCGCAATCCAATGGAGTGGTGCAACCAAGCAAGGAGGCTGCAATCGACGGATCTCCAATCACAGACTCAAGGCTCTGGGTTACGAGCTCAGACAGCCGACGATCCTGGGTCAACGTGGCGTGTTGGAGGTGAGCCAGGTTCCCTGA
- a CDS encoding molybdenum cofactor biosynthesis protein MoaE translates to MSLPFSLPSPVAEGMASAVHVEIRQQRFSPPAELDLWRSDAAADALFLGRVRGTTIDGRVLQALEVEHYAGLCEQCIEQAAKALLSVHQADQALVLHRVGRLLPGEVIVLVAVRADRRGAALSCCSALLEALKHDAPFWKREWCEGQGTWLTSNTPR, encoded by the coding sequence ATGAGCTTGCCTTTCTCCCTCCCTTCACCGGTGGCTGAAGGAATGGCGTCCGCCGTGCACGTTGAGATCCGTCAACAGCGTTTCTCTCCTCCGGCGGAACTTGACCTGTGGCGCAGCGACGCTGCTGCTGATGCACTGTTCCTTGGACGGGTGAGAGGAACCACGATCGATGGGCGCGTCCTGCAGGCCCTTGAGGTTGAGCATTACGCCGGCCTCTGCGAGCAGTGCATCGAACAGGCAGCCAAGGCGTTGTTGTCCGTGCATCAGGCTGATCAGGCTCTCGTCCTGCATCGTGTCGGCAGGCTTTTGCCCGGCGAGGTGATCGTTCTGGTAGCCGTACGGGCTGATCGTCGCGGTGCAGCCTTAAGCTGCTGTTCCGCCTTGCTGGAGGCCCTCAAGCACGATGCTCCGTTTTGGAAACGGGAGTGGTGCGAAGGTCAGGGAACCTGGCTCACCTCCAACACGCCACGTTGA
- a CDS encoding MoaD/ThiS family protein: MATPQVLQTLEPDQRVSSRVLKVLLFAALRDRAGWSERQVDLSPGSTTARDVWHQLQLGSLGSVSVAVNRQLVGPDHALKPGDELAFLPPFTGG; the protein is encoded by the coding sequence ATGGCGACTCCGCAGGTTCTTCAGACGCTAGAACCGGATCAGAGGGTTTCTTCGCGTGTGTTGAAGGTGCTGTTGTTCGCTGCCTTGCGCGATCGCGCCGGTTGGAGTGAGCGACAGGTCGACCTGTCGCCTGGATCGACAACAGCGCGCGATGTCTGGCATCAACTGCAACTCGGTTCGCTCGGATCTGTGAGCGTTGCCGTTAACCGTCAGTTGGTGGGACCAGACCATGCTCTGAAGCCTGGAGATGAGCTTGCCTTTCTCCCTCCCTTCACCGGTGGCTGA
- the moaB gene encoding molybdenum cofactor biosynthesis protein B: MALAIALLTISDSRTFSNDVSGDRLQERLLNAGHQLHQRKICPDDRYRIRADLCHWIAEPTVDVVITCGGTGVTGRDGTPEAIEPLLDKTIDGFGELFRVLSFESIGTSTLQSRCLAGVANGTFVFVLPGSEDAVTTAWDRLIQAQLDETTRPCNLAQLRSRLKESAQN; the protein is encoded by the coding sequence ATGGCCCTTGCCATCGCCCTTCTCACCATCTCCGACAGTCGCACCTTCAGCAACGATGTCAGTGGAGATCGTTTGCAGGAACGCTTGCTCAACGCTGGGCATCAGCTGCATCAACGCAAGATCTGCCCTGACGACCGCTACAGGATTCGCGCTGATCTCTGCCATTGGATCGCTGAACCAACGGTGGACGTGGTGATCACCTGCGGAGGGACAGGGGTGACCGGACGCGACGGAACACCAGAGGCCATTGAACCGCTGCTCGACAAAACGATCGACGGTTTCGGCGAACTGTTCCGCGTTCTGTCCTTCGAATCGATCGGCACCAGCACTCTGCAGAGCCGCTGCCTGGCTGGCGTGGCCAATGGCACCTTCGTGTTCGTCCTGCCTGGATCGGAAGACGCCGTCACGACAGCCTGGGATCGACTGATTCAGGCGCAACTGGATGAAACGACGCGACCCTGCAACCTGGCTCAACTCCGGTCCAGATTGAAGGAATCAGCACAGAACTGA
- the cobA gene encoding uroporphyrinogen-III C-methyltransferase, which produces MNQSLIGTVYLVGAGPGDPELLTVKAHRLLQSCDAVVYDSLVPEEVLDLVPDQCVRQFVGKRRGHHSVPQPSTNAVLVELAKRHRHVVRLKGGDPFLFGRGGEEAAHLASQGIPVEVVPGVTSGIAAPAYAGIPVTHRRAGSSVTFVTGHEEIDKRRPSVDWRALASASDGLVIYMGLHNLHRIAEELMAGGLSSQTPAAVIQQGTVEGQRCLKAPLSYIASMAVDQGFRSPSIVLVGEVINHEVPSCAPRPAAVTMPIPF; this is translated from the coding sequence GTGAATCAGTCGTTGATCGGAACCGTTTATCTGGTGGGAGCCGGACCAGGGGATCCTGAGCTGCTGACGGTTAAGGCGCACCGCTTGCTTCAGAGCTGTGATGCCGTCGTTTACGACTCCCTGGTTCCCGAGGAGGTGCTTGATCTCGTCCCTGACCAGTGCGTCCGCCAGTTCGTCGGAAAACGTCGAGGCCACCATTCCGTGCCGCAACCGAGCACCAATGCCGTCCTCGTTGAGCTGGCCAAACGTCATCGTCATGTTGTCCGACTGAAAGGAGGAGATCCCTTCCTGTTCGGACGGGGAGGAGAAGAGGCCGCGCATCTGGCTTCCCAGGGCATTCCAGTGGAAGTGGTTCCCGGCGTTACGTCCGGAATTGCAGCTCCTGCCTACGCGGGGATTCCGGTGACCCATCGTCGGGCCGGTTCCTCGGTCACCTTCGTGACGGGTCATGAAGAGATCGATAAGCGACGTCCATCCGTCGATTGGCGAGCCCTGGCCAGTGCAAGCGACGGATTGGTGATTTACATGGGTCTCCATAACCTGCACAGAATCGCCGAAGAGCTGATGGCTGGTGGTCTCTCGTCGCAGACGCCAGCGGCGGTGATTCAACAGGGCACCGTGGAAGGTCAACGATGCTTGAAAGCACCGCTCTCGTACATTGCCTCGATGGCTGTTGATCAAGGGTTCCGTTCCCCTTCGATTGTGCTGGTCGGCGAGGTCATCAATCACGAGGTGCCGAGCTGTGCCCCACGACCCGCGGCCGTCACGATGCCGATCCCGTTCTGA